The following are encoded in a window of Bacillus sp. SORGH_AS_0510 genomic DNA:
- a CDS encoding PAS domain-containing protein, whose amino-acid sequence MDQPANKLADLELELKKSMQELVDIKFALDESSIVAITDSRGTITYVNDKFCHISKYSREELLGNDHRILNSGYHSKEFFREMWRTIGSGNVWKGEIYNKAKSGDYYWVDTTIVPFLNEKGKPYQYLAIRYEVTARKRVEQELQKMMTTIIDVQEEERKRLSRNLHDGIGQNLYSHLITINRLMAEVDHPLLQQMQKEATQLIEEIREISWELRPSVLDDLGLVPAIRSFLSRFSDHYNIDVYFDCVLNRRLNINIELTIYRIIQEALTNIRKYAEVSEAMVTIRELDDHIRVMIEDQGVGFDMSNSSSGVGHFSMDERARSVNGDLTIISAPGKGTKIILEAPIQ is encoded by the coding sequence ATGGACCAGCCTGCAAACAAGCTAGCAGATCTTGAGTTGGAATTAAAAAAATCAATGCAGGAATTGGTAGATATAAAATTTGCTCTTGATGAATCTTCAATCGTTGCGATTACAGATTCTCGAGGGACTATTACATATGTAAATGATAAATTCTGTCATATCTCAAAATACTCTAGAGAAGAGTTATTGGGCAATGACCATCGAATTCTAAATTCTGGGTACCATTCTAAGGAATTTTTCAGAGAGATGTGGAGGACCATCGGGAGCGGAAACGTCTGGAAGGGTGAAATCTATAATAAGGCGAAAAGTGGAGATTATTATTGGGTAGATACCACCATTGTTCCTTTTTTAAATGAAAAAGGTAAGCCTTATCAATATTTAGCCATTCGGTATGAAGTAACGGCAAGGAAGCGGGTAGAACAAGAGCTTCAAAAGATGATGACAACGATTATTGATGTGCAGGAGGAGGAGAGAAAGCGGCTCTCGAGAAACTTGCATGATGGCATAGGACAAAACCTTTACAGTCATTTAATCACGATCAATCGTCTAATGGCAGAAGTCGACCATCCCTTGCTTCAACAAATGCAAAAAGAAGCTACTCAATTAATTGAAGAAATCCGCGAAATCTCTTGGGAGCTACGGCCATCCGTCCTTGATGATCTTGGATTAGTTCCTGCGATCCGTTCATTCCTATCCAGGTTTTCGGACCACTACAATATCGATGTGTATTTTGATTGTGTCTTAAATCGCCGCCTTAACATTAATATAGAGCTGACGATTTATCGAATTATCCAGGAGGCACTAACCAATATCAGAAAGTATGCTGAGGTCTCAGAGGCAATGGTAACGATTAGAGAACTGGATGATCACATCAGAGTAATGATTGAAGATCAGGGTGTAGGTTTTGATATGAGTAACAGTTCCTCAGGTGTTGGGCACTTTAGTATGGATGAGAGGGCCCGGTCAGTCAACGGTGACCTAACCATTATCTCGGCTCCTGGTAAGGGAACAAAGATAATATTAGAAGCTCCCATTCAATAA